In Debaryomyces hansenii CBS767 chromosome A complete sequence, a genomic segment contains:
- a CDS encoding DEHA2D05016p (weakly similar to uniprot|P32526 Saccharomyces cerevisiae YPL269W KAR9 Karyogamy protein required for correct positioning of the mitotic spindle and for orienting cytoplasmic microtubules) — translation MTYRENNIVLSQIVNSTPRSSFFDELIEIPNNTVLSSHDLFKINKIVDDIFGYLSELLTMFRELRNEKRVTEDKRWFFEGRDGIYELVQNIENIDSIISQLLGTVDAHAHGLPDFTSMLGKFEETSDLLLEVKKFLIVFKKKVDIAINFVEINDDIIETLTWETEQCIDIYRKLSDMKLSSPKRHLSKFNLEVIISKMKINNLTSTNFSTKSLRLPTFNELDEHLYNEYLDLEARISPLKVSLEYLPFRIEEFNIFCKSISVSHLFPNSLPEIEKNHTNLMKRWEYLQNGLRIIKKETLDSKWNDLFTYLIHEIIFKCDFLIDSLQDKHDEQTLITDEIGTMYKLCSNSITLIIKAFAESTIYESSLASLFNESLVPKWQILNELLSGSLNPSGTISNIASVSGLNGNNLKAYYTFRRSPTPESSNKEVFPKKSDHGLGIDLGVDVASSRVAFSIEKKDRVKNFLNAEPSNNTKRDLKQSLINIENDANTKLEFLDKGDNDSFKEDDEITLVNSKTPKLPFEIDNINHKVTKLKIQDTYESEKIWNSVINSKFSFPSRIPIISEDYINQGLPVIKKKYLTKAKHSRIPTISPNHPIFIDSPERPSEIISLKPPLFLINRSNTIVHPSPTPTRSRIQPDEDDVFRKPSRKPSIIRSTNSIVSGQLSRTSSLSETTTPNLVYQQSPTYRSTSPDRPSSVIGSRFDHKHLVHPIKSPKPDWK, via the coding sequence ATGACTTATCGAGAGAATAATATAGTGTTATCACAAATCGTGAATTCTACACCTAGATCATCGttttttgatgaattgattgaaataCCGAATAACACGGTATTGCTGTCTCATGACTTGTTCAAGATCAATAAAATAGTGGATGATATATTTGGCTACTTATCGGAATTACTAACGATGTTTCGAGAACTTCGAAATGAGAAAAGGGTAACGGAGGATAAAAGGTGGTTTTTTGAAGGTAGGGATGGCATATATGAGTTGGTTCAAAACATAGAGAATATAGACTCTATTATATCACAGCTTTTGGGAACGGTGGATGCTCATGCGCATGGCCTTCCTGATTTCACGTCGATGCTCGGAAAGTTTGAAGAGACGAGCGATCTATTGTTGGAGGTGAAGAAGTTTCTAATCGTGTTCAAAAAGAAAGTAGATATTGCTATAAATTTTGTggaaattaatgatgacATAATAGAGACTCTTACTTGGGAAACAGAACAATGTATTGATATTTATCGGAAACTACTGGACATGAAGTTATCCAGCCCCAAGCGACATCTAAGCAAGTTCAATTTGGAAGTAATCATATCtaagatgaaaataaataaccTCACATCAACTAATTTTTCGACAAAATCCTTGCGCTTACCAacatttaatgaattggatgaaCATTTATATAATGAGTACCTCGATTTAGAGGCCAGAATCTCACCCCTTAAAGTTTCATTAGAATACTTACCATTCCggattgaagaattcaatatattctGTAAATCGATATCGGTTTCACATTTATTTCCTAACTCACTACCGgagattgaaaagaatCACACAAATCTTATGAAAAGATGGgaatatttacaaaacgGATTAAGGATTATAAAAAAGGAGACATTAGATTCCAAGTggaatgatttatttacaTACTTAATTCatgaaatcattttcaaatgtgATTTTCTTATCGATAGTTTGCAGGACAAACATGATGAGCAAACATTAATTACAGATGAGATTGGAACTATGTATAAACTATGTTCTAATTCTATTACATTGATTATTAAGGCATTTGCAGAATCCACTATTTATGAATCTTCCTTGGCGTCTTTATTTAACGAAAGTCTTGTCCCTAAATGGCAAATTCTAAATGAATTACTTTCAGGTTCATTGAATCCATCAGGCACTATATCAAACATTGCTTCTGTTTCAGGTTTAAATGGTAATAACTTGAAAGCTTATTATACTTTCAGAAGATCACCAACTCCGGAGAGCTCAAATAAAGAAGTATTCCCCAAAAAATCTGATCATGGTTTAGGTATAGATTTGGGTGTGGATGTTGCGTCATCCAGAGTTGCTTTCAGCATTGAGAAAAAGGATAGAGTGAAGAACTTCCTCAATGCGGAACCTAGCAATAATACTAAGAGAGATTTGAAACAATCCTTGATTAATATAGAGAATGATGCCAACACAAAATTagaatttcttgataaaggcgataatgattcatttaaagaagatgatgaaattacaTTGGTTAATTCGAAAACTCCCAAGCTTCCATTTGAGATCGATAATATTAACCATAAAGTCACCAAGCTCAAAATTCAAGATACATATGAATCTGAGAAAATATGGAACTCTGTAATAAACTCCAAGTTTAGTTTTCCTTCACgaattccaataatacTGGAAGACTATATTAACCAAGGTTTACCTGTcataaagaagaagtatCTCACTAAAGCTAAGCATTCAAGGATCCCTACAATTAGTCCTAATCATCccatatttattgattctCCCGAAAGACCAAGCGAAATAATTTCCTTAAAACCACCATTATTCTTGATTAATAGATCAAATACAATAGTTCACCCATCACCGACACCGACCAGATCAAGAATACAACcagatgaagacgatgtATTCCGCAAACCTTCGAGAAAACCGTCCATTATTCGAAGTACTAACAGCATAGTTTCTGGTCAATTATCAAGAACTTCATCCTTAAGCGAGACTACAACTCCAAATCTTGTTTATCAGCAATCACCCACCTATAGATCTACATCTCCTGATAGACCGTCGTCTGTAATAGGCTCGAGATTCGATCATAAGCATTTAGTACACCCCATCAAAAGCCCTAAACCTGattggaaataa
- a CDS encoding DEHA2D05038p (highly similar to uniprot|P41819 Saccharomyces cerevisiae YPL266W DIM1 Essential 18S rRNA dimethylase), producing the protein MAKAARKKFSTSSDPTGSTVSAEKHLNSVFKFNTNLGQHILKNPLVAQGIVDKAGIKPSDIVLEVGPGTGNLTVRILEQARKVIASEMDPRMAAELTKRVHGTPNQKKLDILLGDFIKTELPYFDVCISNTPYQISSPLVFKLLNQPRPPRVSILMFQREFAMRLLARPGDSLYCRLSANVQMWANVTHIMKVSKNNFRPPPQVESSVVRIEVKVPRPNIDFNEWDGLLRICFVRKNKTIAAGFKSNNILDILEKNYKTFLSTANAAANGDDSMMVDDKSSMTDIVKAKIEQVLTETGFSDKRAAKLDQTDFLKLLYAFHQVGLHFA; encoded by the coding sequence ATGGCCAAAGCAGCAAGAAAGAAGTTCAGCACTAGTTCAGACCCAACAGGTTCGACTGTTTCGGCAGAAAAACATTTAAATTCAGTATTTAAGTTCAATACTAATTTAGGTCAACATATTTTAAAGAACCCTTTAGTTGCCCAGGGTATTGTCGATAAAGCAGGAATAAAGCCCAGTGATATAGTATTAGAAGTGGGTCCGGGTACGGGTAATTTGACAGTTCGTATTTTAGAACAAGCCAGAAAAGTTATAGCCAGTGAAATGGATCCAAGAATGGCAGCTGAGTTAACCAAGAGAGTTCACGGTACTCCTAACCAAAAGAAGTTAGACATCTTACTAGGAGATTTCATAAAGACCGAGTTACCGTACTTTGATGTGTGTATCTCTAACACGCCGTATCAAATTTCGTCACCGttagttttcaaattgttaAATCAGCCTAGACCTCCAAGAGTATCGATTCTTATGTTTCAAAGAGAATTCGCTATGAGATTGCTTGCTAGACCCGGTGACTCATTATACTGTAGATTATCTGCAAACGTGCAAATGTGGGCTAACGTTACGCATATTATGAAGGTGAGTAAGAACAATTTCCGCCCTCCACCACAAGTCGAATCATCGGTGGTGAGAATTGAGGTCAAAGTTCCAAGACCTAATATTGACTTTAACGAGTGGGATGGGTTATTGCGTATATGTTTTGTGAGAAAGAATAAGACGATTGCAGCTGGTTTTAAGTCTAATAACATTCTTGATATATTGGAGAAGAATTATAAGACCTTCTTATCAACTGCAAATGCTGCTGCAAATGGAGACGATTCTATGATGGTTGATGACAAATCTTCGATGACCGATATTGTTAAAGCTAAAATAGAACAGGTTTTGACCGAGACAGGCTTTTCTGATAAAAGAGCTGCTAAATTGGATCAAACTGATttcttaaaattattatacgCATTCCATCAAGTTGGTCTTCATTTTGCATAG